The genomic stretch ACTAGTGTAACCAAAACCCcacctaatatatatatttgacattttcagattcaataaaatttattatttgacttCATATTTATTGAGTTATTGGCTTTTGTCAACTAATTAAGGTCTAATTGGTGATTGTCAACATCATAATTCTACATTGGTTTATATGATGAAATGCATTATTGTTAATCCTTtgacctaaaatttcatttgtatAGGCTTCAACACTTACTCGAACAAAGATGTATTATGTTCTAagtaatattgtatatataaataaattttaataatttatttatacaatcaaATATCCTAATGTGGTAAcatgtgattaaattattttgaagtgaaaaacaaaataaataatcacattatTCAATCAGTgacaaacccaaaaataaaaataataatataaatggttAATTAAGAAACGATTAAATGTAAAAAGggttaatgtaaaattttagaagttattttgatattttaaatatatttaactaataatttttttcaagattaaaagGTATTAAAATACtcaattttcatacaaataaggtAACTCAAATGTTTCAAACTAAGAGGGGCTAGGTAACCCTCCTTAACCCCCCTTAGGTTTGCCCTTGTATCCAATTATTTATTGTCATATCAAgttgtatgaataaattaataagatttgtttgtatacatagttttattcttatatttttatatgatttattttcatacaacaaattatatgattttcTATGTCTCTTGTAGATGTGAGATATCTTAATCAAACTGggttaatgatattaaaatatatttattaagagaaaatggTTATTAAATGtgatttaataaacaataacattataacataaaacaaattaagaatataatttatatgttgaaatatttataatgtAATTGTTGAAAATAAGGTCTATATAAAATGCAACATTGTGAGACACAAAGGTGTATCACCAATCTTTTGAAGAGAAGTCTTGATCATCTTCTTCAAAGATCTCTTCTGTGAAGTCCAATTTTTTTGACCACTAATCTTGTCTCTTTTACCGTGAATATTCATTGAAAGGTTCTTGATTCCCTCAAATATTCATCAAACTCTCAAACCGAAGAATATCTGTCTTTCTTTGAACACCAAGAATCTCACGTTTTACAAAGAGAGAACTAGAAACGTGATGGAAGAATTCAAGACCATCAAGAAGAAAATGTGGATGTTTTCTGATTGATCTTTCTCAAACTCCTTCAAGCCTTGTTTTTTACGTAATGGAAAATATTATCAACacaagaagaagaggaagatttACCAATAACATCAAAGTTTGTAACCAGCAAAACTTTCCTACTCAAAAACTCTCTTTTTGGTTTGCTCCAACCAGTCGTCCCCCTggtcttctcttcttttgcatatccGGCTCTAAACAACTCTTTCGAAAACAGTATTTCTAATGGCTGCGTATtattttaatgcaaattcttcATTTGGGTCTGGTTTTGGTAAAATATACGATCCATTTTTAGGTGGTTTTAATGGAGTTCTGCGAGGTGGATCCTTGTCTCAGCCTCAGACTCAGTCCCAGTCTTTGGTATTGGATAGTGAGAAAGGAGAGCTCGTCAAGGCTCCTACGAAAGTGGGAAAGAAAGAACTATCTGAGTCTAAAGCTATGGCTGCTTTGAAAAGTCATAGTGAAGCtgagaggagaagaagagagaggatCAATGCTCATCTTGATACACTTCGCGGTCTTGTCCCTTGCCATGGAAAGGTAATTAATTTTTGCAGTGTTAGTTtagtttatgttatttattacttaattttgttttagcatgtttgttaattaaattgaaGGGGTTTATTAGGTGTTAATTAGCTTTTGATCTGGGTTCTTTGAACATATAGAACCAGTACCTTATGAATATTATTGACCTATTTTGTAGAGGACTTCATTTTGCAGGAGACAAACAAAGcagtaaatttaatattttagttgaattttcattaaattttaaccaTATTGACATAGCTTTCTGGTTATAAACAAAGGGATTCTTGATTCTTGTGCTATTTTAGTATTGTTTTCCATGCTCAAATGAATTCAGATTCTCTTATGATGTTATCAGAGGCTCCAGCTTGATTTATGACATGAAATTTCCTTCTGATTTGCAGaagaaaattgaagtttttGAGGTTAGACAAAAACAGCATTTTCTTCTTAACTTTTTAGTGCATATTATTTTAGTCAACTGTGATTTTGGAAGATACAAAGGTCAGCTGGGAAATATATTTACTTCCACACAGTAAAAAAACTCATTATCTGGTAATTATATTAGATTAGCTTAATGGAAACCAGCATATTACTGATTTTACTGAATCTGTGTTGTGTTTGTATGagcattaattaattatgggGTGGATATTAATGATCCTGAATGAGTGAACTCTGGTTCCTTGTTTCAAAATCACTCATTCAAGATTGTGTACAGGATATATctggattgaaaaattttagaagttttcaaaaataaaagagaaggaGGTCAACATGTTTGAATCTATCCACTGTTAAGGTAAGTGAAACTGTGGAGACAAAAAgaacccagaaaaaaaaaaaaagatttcgtGCATTATTAGTGTACAAAATAGAAACCATTTGAGTGTTTGAATACACAGCCTGTGTGGTTTTTCAATATAGTTATTGAAAGAATCCCAAATACATATCAATATATACTTGCAGCGGTGAGTGTTAATTCAATGGTTTCATGTTAGTAATTTTCTGCAGTTGGTCTCTGGCTCTTAGCTACCATGTTAATGGTATAATTTGAGTCCTGATGGGTTGATTAATTTGGTGTCACAGATGGACAAGGCCACCTTGCTTGCTGAAGTAATAAACCAAGTGAAAGAGCTAAAGAAGAATGCCACTGAAGCCAGCAAAGGCTATCTCATTCCAATGGATGATGATGAAGTGAAAGTTGAACCCCATAATGAAGCTGCAGGAGATGGAACTTTCTTGTTCAAGGCATCGATCTGTTGTGACTACCGGCCTGAGCTTCTGTCTGATCTAAAACAAGCTCTTGATGCTCTCCCACTGAAAATAGTCAATGTGGAAATATCAACATTAGGGGGCCGGTTGAAGAATGCTTTTGTTTTCACCAGCTGCAAAGAAGGGAATGTTAATAATCCTGAGACCTCCCAATTTCTAGCCAATGCTGTTCACCAGGCCCTGACTTCGGTCCTAGACAAAGCATCTCCATCGCCAGAATACTCACCGAGAACAACGCTTCCAAACAAGAGGCAGAGGATCTCTTTTTTCGATTCCTCAAGCTCATTGTCCTGAGAGCTTCGATCTTGTTGGTGTTTAATAGTTTGACATTGCGCATAATCTATATATTGTGtttgtgtatttatatatgtggCAACTAGCAGGAATTTACTGTTTCATTTAGATGAACTTGTATTTCATAACTTTGAATAACTGGTAACAGGTTAAGTTGTTCTGCAGAGACTGTAAAATGGTGGTCAACACTACTATTGATCATCATACTGCTGTGTTATATTTCTGTGTAATGGAATCAGTTGAAGATTGGTAAGTTCCCTTTAATTTCCAATGGGATACTTAATGCATCTATACCTAAACAACTTAGCTCGAATTCCGGTCAATATAAAAAAAGACAGTTTTGACATTTAAATTAAGTGTTAatggtaattttatatttttatataaacgtacatttgtcatttataagaaaattaaacgGATTCACTCACAAAAATTGATGATGcgtataaatatgattttttaaaatttaaagataaaagtttaTCATTTTAACAAACTATAGGTGGGAGgtagttatttggccttttagaattgaaaaatgttatatgtatatattttttatatataatttagatacacagatgatgtgttattatattattagatgtttttttatttttaatttaaaattatttaattatattataatatattatctgtatatctaaattatttattaaaattgcgtacacataattttattgtttagaaTTATAAGGGAAAATTGTATCTATATCATGGAATAGAAGTGGTAAGAAGGGTAATGTCAAATTCATCTTTCTCTTgggtaaattgttattttttaaaacatcaaGATAACATTGTCATTTTATAAACCTTTGAGAATTTATGCTGGggccaaaaagacttattcccacccaagatataataaaaactcaaactttaatattttaatttaaaaatctaaatacctacttataaaataaattttattaaaaacttcaGTTAAAGTTAgtagtaaaattgtcatttaacaaacacaatttaaaaaagtaaacttttatctcattttccccctcaaattaaaaactcacaatttcccCCCAAAGtttccttcaaaatttaaaaaataacaatttttcccctagagtttttttctctagagttttttcctcttttctcctATGATGATCTACCGTCTTTGATTGTCAATTGTCATCCCtttcatcttatctctctctctcctcttcgATCATAGATTGACAAAAATTATCTAGAAATCTATATGATTTTTGTCTAGACGACGAAGTCTAGACAAATCTTCTAAATGTGTCGTCGTGTAGACAAAAAGTCACTCATTGATACTTCATCTAGATGATGTTTCGTTTGATTGACGAAAGTGTCATCTAGATGATCATGCCTTCATTGTCCAAACGATATCATGATGTAGGAAGAGATGACAAGACTTTTCTCTACACATTAGGGTTAAAAATGTTGTCACTGATGGTCGGAGATTGTGGCTAGAATGGAGAGGaagaaaaaactatatttaggggaaaaatattacttttcaaaatttgaatagCTTTATGTAagggtgaaattattaattt from Mangifera indica cultivar Alphonso chromosome 6, CATAS_Mindica_2.1, whole genome shotgun sequence encodes the following:
- the LOC123219486 gene encoding transcription factor bHLH106-like produces the protein MAAYYFNANSSFGSGFGKIYDPFLGGFNGVLRGGSLSQPQTQSQSLVLDSEKGELVKAPTKVGKKELSESKAMAALKSHSEAERRRRERINAHLDTLRGLVPCHGKMDKATLLAEVINQVKELKKNATEASKGYLIPMDDDEVKVEPHNEAAGDGTFLFKASICCDYRPELLSDLKQALDALPLKIVNVEISTLGGRLKNAFVFTSCKEGNVNNPETSQFLANAVHQALTSVLDKASPSPEYSPRTTLPNKRQRISFFDSSSSLS